Proteins co-encoded in one Trueperella abortisuis genomic window:
- a CDS encoding DUF1643 domain-containing protein yields the protein MSINFEDFTRAWNDDKTLVYPANPKADGERWFLRTRPSSVGRSAAIIGINPSTAVKLGLRREGYDGDQTTDKLLKRFHKADLERSTLQQNEPIFDDLVIVNLIPHVASNSNLFSGWNPCNDNLQIMESITTTKQLWNIVVDSVSDVILIWGNPNDKDYPWKPYVLKSLEPYLKSLTTNKKIWAVASTEDPHYPYHPRYPKWTNLPLTQV from the coding sequence ATGAGCATAAATTTTGAAGATTTCACACGTGCTTGGAACGACGATAAGACCCTTGTGTACCCAGCAAATCCGAAAGCCGATGGTGAGCGTTGGTTCTTGCGGACTCGTCCCTCATCAGTTGGGAGATCAGCTGCCATCATAGGTATCAACCCGTCAACGGCAGTCAAGTTAGGACTACGGCGTGAAGGCTACGACGGGGATCAAACCACTGACAAGCTTCTAAAACGTTTCCATAAAGCGGATCTCGAACGCAGCACTCTTCAGCAGAATGAGCCAATCTTCGATGACCTTGTCATCGTGAATCTGATTCCTCACGTAGCTTCTAATTCGAATCTGTTTTCTGGCTGGAATCCGTGCAACGACAACCTGCAAATCATGGAGTCGATCACCACTACGAAGCAACTTTGGAACATCGTAGTTGACTCAGTTTCTGATGTGATCCTGATTTGGGGCAATCCAAATGACAAGGATTATCCGTGGAAACCTTACGTCCTGAAATCGCTAGAACCATATCTGAAATCTTTGACAACCAACAAAAAAATTTGGGCTGTTGCGTCCACTGAAGATCCGCACTATCCATATCATCCGAGATACCCGAAATGGACAAATTTACCTTTAACGCAGGTCTAA
- a CDS encoding P27 family phage terminase small subunit has product MARDGTNRGGRRVRAGAKPEALNDKLAVGRPATRLTTPPDFDVFDLDGTDIGDGALLAGEPMPEPGEYLSAEQRDGKPLGADLVYRETWNWLDERGCTEFVSKRLIEQYAQAFARYVQCEQAISKFGLLGKHPTTGAAIASPFVAMSQSFGKQANVYWYEIFDIVRATCTTNYSGTTPGDEVMEQLLKARS; this is encoded by the coding sequence ATGGCTCGTGACGGAACCAACCGGGGCGGACGCAGGGTCCGCGCTGGGGCGAAACCTGAGGCGCTGAACGACAAGCTCGCTGTAGGTCGTCCCGCCACACGGCTCACCACGCCACCAGATTTCGATGTGTTCGACCTGGACGGCACCGACATCGGCGATGGTGCGCTGCTCGCGGGCGAGCCGATGCCAGAACCCGGCGAATACCTGTCGGCCGAGCAGCGCGACGGCAAACCGCTCGGCGCGGACCTGGTGTACCGGGAGACGTGGAACTGGCTGGATGAACGTGGATGCACCGAGTTCGTCTCGAAGCGGCTGATTGAGCAGTACGCGCAGGCGTTCGCGCGCTATGTGCAGTGTGAGCAGGCGATCTCGAAGTTCGGTCTGCTGGGTAAGCACCCGACCACGGGGGCAGCGATCGCCAGCCCGTTCGTGGCGATGTCGCAGTCCTTTGGGAAGCAGGCGAATGTGTATTGGTACGAGATTTTCGACATCGTGCGCGCCACCTGCACCACCAATTATTCCGGCACAACGCCGGGTGACGAGGTTATGGAGCAGCTGTTGAAAGCCCGCTCCTAA
- a CDS encoding Nmad4 family putative nucleotide modification protein, giving the protein MNSQTKTLKQITKEHKILGHAMLFGDWVIATNRIWNDQRAAYDHFATLYKRTDTDHAIHMTDSDEAFTDEGHATAWAIGMATTYDDQVSR; this is encoded by the coding sequence ATGAACAGCCAGACCAAGACCCTCAAGCAGATCACCAAAGAGCATAAGATTTTGGGGCACGCGATGCTCTTCGGCGACTGGGTGATCGCCACCAACCGGATCTGGAACGACCAGCGCGCCGCCTACGATCATTTCGCCACTCTCTACAAGCGCACCGACACCGACCACGCGATCCACATGACCGACTCCGACGAAGCCTTCACCGACGAAGGCCACGCCACCGCCTGGGCAATCGGCATGGCCACCACCTACGACGACCAGGTCAGCCGCTGA
- a CDS encoding phage portal protein produces the protein MGLFDWLRGTNARQATNHQLSGQYSVLFGPTTAGRTVTERSAMQMTAVYSCVRILAEAIAGLPLHVYRTGPDGSKIKATDHGLYRLLHDEPNPEMTSFVFRETLMTHLLLWGNAYAQVLRNGRDEVIGLYPLMPNRMSVGRDDTGRLYYEYKTSSDEPYGQWERVRLTPADVLHIPGLGFDGLVGYSPIVMAKNAIGMAMVTEDYGASFFANGAAPGGVLEHPGTIKDSSKVRESWQATFGGARNSNKVAVLEEGMKYTPISVSLEQAQFLETRKFQINEIARIFRIPPYMIGDLDKSSFSNIEQQSLEFVKYTLDPWVIRWEQAITKTLLSAREKPGVFVKFNVEGLLRGDYVSRMNGYAVARQNGWMSANDIRTLENLDRIPEDPGGDLYLVNGNMLPLAMAGAYATTTTSDEAPPGLPPPEGDPPTGGLVPDQHFERRSR, from the coding sequence ATGGGGTTGTTTGATTGGCTGCGCGGCACTAACGCCCGCCAAGCCACGAACCATCAGCTGTCTGGCCAGTATTCGGTCTTGTTCGGCCCCACCACAGCCGGGCGAACCGTGACCGAACGCTCGGCGATGCAGATGACGGCTGTCTACTCGTGCGTGCGTATCCTCGCCGAGGCGATCGCAGGCCTGCCGCTGCACGTCTACCGCACCGGGCCGGACGGATCGAAAATCAAGGCCACCGATCACGGTCTCTATCGGCTTCTTCATGATGAGCCGAACCCGGAAATGACAAGTTTTGTGTTCCGGGAAACGTTGATGACCCATCTGTTGTTGTGGGGTAACGCCTACGCCCAGGTGTTGCGCAACGGCCGCGACGAGGTCATCGGGCTGTATCCGTTGATGCCGAACCGCATGAGTGTCGGCAGAGACGACACTGGAAGGCTCTACTACGAGTACAAAACTAGTAGCGATGAGCCTTATGGTCAGTGGGAACGCGTCCGCCTCACACCAGCCGATGTGCTGCATATTCCAGGGCTCGGGTTTGATGGGCTGGTTGGGTATTCGCCGATTGTGATGGCGAAGAACGCGATCGGTATGGCGATGGTCACCGAAGACTACGGCGCGAGTTTCTTTGCCAACGGTGCCGCTCCTGGTGGGGTGTTGGAGCATCCGGGCACGATCAAAGACTCGAGCAAGGTACGCGAATCCTGGCAAGCCACCTTTGGTGGTGCCCGCAACAGCAACAAGGTGGCGGTGCTTGAGGAGGGCATGAAATACACGCCCATCTCCGTTTCACTTGAGCAAGCCCAGTTCTTGGAGACCCGGAAGTTTCAGATCAACGAGATCGCCCGGATCTTCCGGATCCCGCCATACATGATCGGCGACCTCGACAAGAGCTCGTTTTCGAATATTGAGCAGCAGAGCCTCGAGTTCGTGAAATACACCCTCGACCCGTGGGTGATCCGCTGGGAGCAAGCCATCACCAAAACCTTGCTCAGCGCACGTGAGAAACCGGGCGTGTTTGTGAAGTTTAACGTCGAAGGGCTGCTGCGCGGCGATTACGTGTCGAGGATGAACGGGTATGCGGTCGCCCGGCAAAACGGGTGGATGTCCGCCAACGACATTCGCACCCTCGAGAACCTCGACCGCATCCCAGAAGACCCGGGTGGGGATCTGTATCTCGTGAACGGGAACATGCTGCCGCTTGCCATGGCAGGCGCATACGCCACCACAACGACCAGTGATGAAGCGCCACCGGGTCTGCCGCCGCCGGAGGGCGATCCTCCGACTGGCGGTCTTGTACCTGACCAACATTTTGAGAGGAGGAGCCGGTGA
- a CDS encoding head maturation protease, ClpP-related — protein sequence MKRFWNWEPAAPTSEDPAGSDTSRVLRINGVVAEESWFEDDITPALFASELNAGSGDVTVWINSPGGDVVAAAQIYNMLIDYSGHVRVCIDGIAASAASVIAMAGSVVAMSPVSMLMIHNPATLAIGDAEELGRAVDMLAAVKDSIINAYELRTGMSRAKLAKLMDAETWMDARAAIAMGFADEYLTRNAKPDEDDPDEDDDPTEESDVDEPDEDEPDAPFQPGRPKKIGNITLLRASAGGVVYARKPAEQRLVAHLADHRPPTPPPGTQPSTAPVGRRVVDLYAALTNQAH from the coding sequence GTGAAACGGTTCTGGAACTGGGAGCCTGCTGCTCCCACAAGTGAAGACCCGGCGGGTAGTGATACCAGCCGGGTTTTGCGTATTAACGGGGTGGTTGCCGAAGAGTCCTGGTTCGAGGACGACATCACCCCAGCCCTGTTCGCGTCCGAACTGAACGCAGGCAGTGGGGATGTGACGGTGTGGATCAATTCCCCGGGTGGTGATGTGGTGGCTGCCGCGCAGATCTACAACATGCTCATCGACTACTCAGGTCACGTCCGCGTTTGCATTGACGGGATCGCGGCCTCAGCAGCCTCCGTGATCGCGATGGCCGGATCTGTCGTGGCCATGAGCCCAGTGAGCATGTTGATGATCCACAACCCCGCCACGCTCGCGATCGGGGATGCCGAGGAGCTGGGGCGTGCGGTCGACATGCTCGCCGCCGTCAAGGACAGCATCATTAACGCCTATGAGTTGAGGACCGGGATGAGCCGGGCGAAGTTGGCGAAGTTGATGGATGCTGAGACCTGGATGGACGCGCGGGCTGCCATCGCGATGGGGTTCGCTGACGAGTACCTCACCCGCAACGCCAAGCCCGACGAAGACGATCCTGATGAGGACGACGACCCCACCGAAGAGTCAGACGTCGACGAACCGGATGAGGATGAGCCGGACGCGCCTTTCCAACCCGGCAGACCGAAGAAGATCGGCAATATCACCCTGCTACGCGCTTCTGCTGGTGGAGTTGTGTATGCCCGTAAACCTGCCGAGCAGCGTCTCGTCGCCCATCTCGCCGATCACCGTCCACCCACCCCACCACCTGGGACGCAGCCGTCCACTGCTCCTGTGGGTCGGCGGGTGGTCGACCTGTATGCCGCCCTGACTAATCAAGCCCACTAA
- the metK gene encoding methionine adenosyltransferase — MSVVRTAESVCIGHPDKLCDLIADTILDDILAVDPKARLAVEVMATGRRIIVTGEITTTAKPRLRASARSALRRAGYDPNRFVVYVWVRRQSPDIAAGVTTSLEARTGNSASDAVQGAGDQGTVYGYATNETPERLPLPLVLAHDICRRLDTARTQSTITGIHSDGKAQVSVIYDEIGNPVGVSTVVVSVQHDENKNLNELEYEINELVVAPAIEEHLPGAEPTHILVNPSGRFVTGGPAADTGLTGRKLMVDTYGGLAGHGGGAFSGKDPSKVDRTGAYMARLIAKTIVDAGLAEECHVSISYAIGKADPVVFYVDTFGSGQHPDWLLTDTARVVFPLRPAAMIDALGLRAPVFAGLATYGHMGRTGHPWEHTDLFVNQLLEEVRARADQAATHW, encoded by the coding sequence GTGTCTGTAGTTCGAACGGCTGAGTCTGTGTGTATTGGTCATCCTGACAAGCTCTGCGATCTGATTGCCGACACCATCCTGGACGACATCCTCGCCGTCGACCCGAAAGCGCGGCTGGCAGTGGAGGTGATGGCTACAGGCCGCCGGATTATCGTGACCGGCGAGATCACCACCACCGCTAAACCCCGGCTTCGCGCCTCCGCGCGGTCTGCACTGCGAAGGGCGGGTTATGACCCGAACCGGTTCGTGGTCTATGTGTGGGTGCGTCGCCAGTCACCGGACATTGCAGCGGGCGTAACCACTTCGCTGGAAGCCCGCACCGGCAACAGTGCGTCGGACGCTGTTCAGGGTGCTGGTGATCAGGGCACCGTCTACGGCTACGCCACCAACGAAACACCCGAACGATTGCCCCTACCGCTCGTTTTGGCGCATGACATTTGCCGCAGACTCGATACCGCCCGAACCCAGAGCACGATCACGGGTATTCATTCGGATGGCAAGGCACAGGTCAGCGTGATCTATGACGAGATCGGTAACCCGGTTGGTGTCAGCACCGTGGTGGTTTCGGTTCAGCACGACGAAAACAAGAACCTCAACGAACTTGAGTACGAGATCAACGAGCTGGTTGTTGCTCCAGCGATCGAGGAGCACTTGCCAGGTGCCGAGCCTACCCACATCTTGGTGAATCCGTCTGGCCGGTTCGTCACGGGCGGCCCGGCTGCTGACACGGGGCTGACGGGCAGGAAGCTCATGGTTGACACCTATGGCGGCCTGGCGGGTCATGGTGGGGGCGCGTTCTCGGGCAAGGATCCCTCGAAGGTTGATCGGACGGGCGCATACATGGCGCGGCTGATCGCCAAGACAATCGTGGACGCGGGACTGGCTGAGGAATGCCACGTGAGCATTTCGTATGCGATTGGGAAGGCCGATCCGGTTGTGTTCTACGTCGATACGTTCGGGTCTGGCCAGCACCCCGACTGGCTCCTCACTGACACAGCCAGGGTGGTGTTTCCGCTACGCCCGGCGGCAATGATCGACGCGCTCGGACTGCGAGCCCCGGTCTTCGCGGGGCTGGCCACCTACGGCCACATGGGCCGCACAGGCCACCCCTGGGAACACACGGATTTGTTCGTCAACCAGCTTCTTGAGGAGGTGAGGGCTCGTGCTGATCAAGCAGCTACCCATTGGTGA
- a CDS encoding DUF6900 domain-containing protein encodes MTTTMSREDLNQLLTAITNERFDYIPTLDQRLSDELDFHEVSVWGLRQILTQAFDAGLKAGNNGITTITD; translated from the coding sequence ATGACAACGACGATGAGCCGCGAGGACCTCAACCAGTTACTAACCGCGATCACCAACGAGCGTTTCGACTACATCCCCACCCTCGACCAGCGCCTCTCCGACGAGCTCGACTTCCACGAGGTCAGCGTCTGGGGCCTGCGCCAGATCCTGACCCAAGCCTTCGACGCAGGCCTGAAAGCCGGAAACAACGGCATCACCACAATCACCGACTAG
- a CDS encoding HNH endonuclease → MPRKPKRPCSHPGCPELTDTRFCETHAKSEDQRYRTYQRDPKINKRYDHRWRKIRNAYIQAHPLCEHCQENGRVTPAQEVDHIIPLERGGTHEETNLQALCKPCHSSKTAREDDRWRQAPRVYTY, encoded by the coding sequence GTGCCGAGGAAACCGAAACGTCCCTGCTCGCACCCTGGTTGTCCCGAGCTAACCGATACTCGCTTCTGCGAGACCCACGCCAAGAGCGAAGATCAGCGGTACCGCACCTACCAGCGTGACCCGAAGATCAACAAGCGCTACGACCACCGCTGGCGCAAAATCCGCAACGCCTACATTCAAGCCCACCCGTTGTGTGAACACTGCCAGGAGAACGGACGCGTCACGCCTGCCCAGGAAGTTGACCACATCATCCCGCTCGAGCGCGGTGGCACCCATGAGGAAACCAACTTGCAAGCGCTGTGTAAGCCGTGCCACTCGTCCAAGACCGCGCGTGAGGATGATCGCTGGCGGCAAGCCCCAAGGGTCTACACCTACTGA
- a CDS encoding site-specific DNA-methyltransferase, which translates to MLIKQLPIGDLKPADYNPRKDLQPGDPEYDKLKRSLTEFGYVEPVIYNTTTGRVVGGHQRLKVLADLGHKNVDCVVVELDETREKALNVALNKISGEWDEDKLALLIADLDASDFDVELTGFDDAEIQAMIGSLDDCDIEDDDFDLTAALEAASFVERGDIWTVGRHRLVCGDATNEGDVATLMDGKSANLVLTDPPYNVAFESAGGLKIKNDAMKNDAFFDFLLAAFTNMNAVLEKGGSAYVFHADTEGLNFRKAFTEAGFKLSGCCIWVKDSLVLGRSPYQWQHEPVLFGWKQGGKHRWFADRKQTTIWRFDKPRRNADHPTSKPLDLLAYPIRNSTQANAIVLDTFAGSGSTLMAAEETDRIAYCMELDEKYASVILRRYAEATGDSAGITCKRDGKQLAYLDVVKDVDRTSD; encoded by the coding sequence GTGCTGATCAAGCAGCTACCCATTGGTGATCTCAAGCCAGCGGATTACAACCCGCGCAAGGATCTTCAGCCGGGCGACCCCGAATACGACAAGCTCAAGCGCTCGCTCACGGAGTTCGGCTATGTCGAGCCGGTCATCTACAACACCACCACCGGCCGCGTTGTCGGCGGCCACCAGCGCCTGAAAGTGCTCGCCGACCTCGGCCACAAGAACGTGGACTGCGTGGTTGTCGAGCTCGATGAGACCCGCGAAAAAGCCCTCAACGTCGCGCTCAACAAGATCAGCGGCGAGTGGGACGAGGACAAACTCGCACTGCTCATAGCCGACCTGGATGCCAGTGATTTTGATGTGGAGCTCACCGGCTTCGACGACGCCGAAATCCAAGCCATGATCGGCTCCCTCGACGACTGCGACATCGAAGACGACGATTTTGACCTGACCGCCGCTCTCGAAGCCGCGTCTTTCGTGGAACGTGGCGATATCTGGACCGTTGGGCGGCATCGGCTGGTGTGCGGGGACGCCACCAACGAAGGCGACGTCGCCACGTTGATGGATGGCAAGAGTGCCAACCTGGTGCTGACTGACCCGCCCTACAATGTCGCCTTCGAATCAGCAGGCGGCCTGAAAATCAAGAACGACGCGATGAAGAACGACGCGTTCTTTGATTTCCTGCTGGCCGCGTTCACCAACATGAACGCAGTCTTGGAGAAGGGTGGGTCGGCGTATGTGTTTCACGCCGACACCGAAGGCCTGAACTTCCGCAAAGCGTTCACCGAAGCGGGCTTCAAGCTGTCGGGTTGTTGTATTTGGGTGAAGGATTCGCTGGTGCTCGGCAGGTCGCCGTATCAGTGGCAGCACGAGCCTGTGCTGTTTGGGTGGAAGCAGGGCGGCAAACACAGGTGGTTCGCTGACCGGAAACAAACCACCATCTGGCGGTTTGATAAGCCGCGCCGTAACGCCGACCATCCAACCAGCAAGCCGCTGGATTTGTTGGCCTACCCGATCCGTAACTCCACCCAGGCCAATGCGATCGTGCTCGACACCTTTGCAGGCTCGGGCTCCACGCTCATGGCAGCCGAAGAAACCGACCGTATCGCCTACTGCATGGAGCTGGACGAAAAGTACGCCTCGGTGATTCTGCGTCGCTACGCCGAAGCAACGGGCGATTCCGCTGGGATCACCTGCAAGCGCGACGGCAAGCAATTGGCGTATCTGGACGTGGTCAAAGACGTCGACCGCACCAGCGACTAG
- a CDS encoding cell division protein: MSELHLEITELIEAGINVHNTYEALREARERGSRLVVRVIEHDPNSFLQFVASWFDAKVAA; this comes from the coding sequence ATGAGCGAACTCCACCTGGAAATCACCGAACTTATCGAAGCAGGAATCAACGTCCACAACACCTACGAGGCCCTGCGTGAGGCGAGGGAACGCGGCTCCCGGCTGGTCGTCCGCGTGATCGAGCACGACCCGAACAGTTTCCTCCAGTTCGTGGCCTCGTGGTTCGATGCGAAGGTGGCGGCATGA
- a CDS encoding SRPBCC family protein, producing the protein MGNVVVVWEEDLPYTPSQIWQVVTDLTSWQWRSDLSDCRITDEQSFIETPKKGKPIRFRITRLEQPHIWEFRMDSPTLIGTWQGAFEPNENGGCRVKFTEDVTLRNKLIPNWIAKRFLTAYQTQYFRDLRAELQSRYN; encoded by the coding sequence ATGGGAAACGTAGTTGTAGTCTGGGAGGAAGACCTTCCCTATACTCCCTCACAGATCTGGCAAGTCGTCACGGATTTAACGAGCTGGCAATGGCGCAGCGATCTATCAGACTGCAGGATCACTGATGAACAAAGCTTTATTGAGACTCCGAAAAAGGGAAAACCTATAAGGTTTCGTATAACCCGTCTGGAACAACCTCACATCTGGGAATTCCGCATGGATTCACCAACTCTGATTGGCACATGGCAAGGCGCCTTCGAGCCGAACGAAAATGGTGGCTGCCGAGTCAAATTCACCGAAGATGTCACCCTTCGAAACAAACTAATTCCAAACTGGATAGCAAAGCGATTCCTCACTGCCTATCAAACCCAGTACTTCCGTGACCTACGAGCTGAACTTCAATCACGCTACAACTAG
- a CDS encoding head-tail connector protein, which yields MATPTLPAELVELVTANLILTHDEDDALIGSLVGAATSYAVAYQHLPDGYYEDHPMSGTTRQAIVLLATHFYESRDGSTAGFWADMPEAAKAVWNAVNNLLRLDREWNV from the coding sequence ATGGCCACACCAACACTGCCCGCCGAACTGGTGGAGCTCGTGACGGCGAATCTGATCCTCACCCACGATGAAGACGACGCCTTGATCGGCTCGCTGGTGGGGGCTGCCACCTCCTACGCGGTTGCCTACCAACACCTACCCGACGGCTACTACGAGGATCACCCGATGTCGGGGACGACACGTCAGGCGATCGTGTTGCTGGCGACGCATTTCTATGAATCCCGTGACGGATCGACCGCCGGATTCTGGGCAGATATGCCGGAGGCGGCGAAAGCCGTGTGGAACGCGGTCAACAATCTGCTCCGACTCGACCGCGAATGGAATGTGTGA
- a CDS encoding phage major capsid protein translates to MSTMTISDLRTKRAETWEKAKVFLDERRDTTTGCLSAEDDQTYARMEADIERLTAEIARAERAQRLDADLARATHAPLTSMPGQTGETEPTKTGRASASYKRAFWNAMRLNASPLEVRNALSEGVDTEGGYLVPDGFERTLVQSLADQNVMRGLAKVIQTTSGDRKIPVVSTHGTAGWLDEGKPYTESDVVFSQITLSAFKLGTFLKISEELLNDAAFDVEAYLASEFARRIGAAEEEAFLVGSGTGQPTGIFTAGGGQAGITTAKPTDITADDLIDLHYRLRAPYRKNAVWLMNDATVKTVRKLKDAQGQYLWQPALTAGAPDMILGKPVHASAFVPEIKASAKTVAFGDLGYYWIADRQGRSFKRLNELFATSGQVGFLASQRLDGKLVLPEAVKVLTQKATA, encoded by the coding sequence ATGTCCACGATGACTATTTCTGACCTGCGCACCAAGCGTGCCGAGACCTGGGAGAAGGCGAAGGTCTTTCTCGATGAACGCCGCGACACCACCACCGGCTGCCTGTCCGCTGAGGATGACCAGACCTATGCGCGGATGGAAGCTGATATTGAGCGGCTAACTGCTGAGATCGCCCGCGCTGAGCGTGCCCAACGCCTAGACGCTGACCTCGCCAGGGCGACGCATGCTCCGCTCACGTCGATGCCCGGCCAAACCGGCGAGACCGAACCCACCAAGACCGGCCGCGCCTCCGCCTCGTACAAGCGCGCGTTTTGGAATGCGATGCGCCTGAACGCCTCACCCCTCGAGGTCCGCAACGCCCTGAGCGAGGGTGTCGACACCGAGGGCGGCTATTTGGTGCCGGACGGGTTCGAACGCACCCTCGTCCAATCCCTGGCTGACCAGAACGTCATGCGCGGTTTGGCGAAGGTTATTCAAACCACCTCGGGGGATCGAAAGATCCCGGTCGTCTCCACCCACGGCACCGCAGGCTGGCTCGACGAAGGAAAGCCCTACACCGAATCCGACGTAGTCTTCTCCCAGATCACTTTGAGCGCGTTTAAGCTCGGCACCTTCCTCAAAATCAGCGAGGAACTGCTCAATGACGCGGCCTTCGACGTCGAGGCATATTTGGCCTCGGAGTTTGCTCGCCGGATCGGCGCAGCCGAAGAAGAAGCCTTCCTCGTCGGTAGTGGCACAGGGCAACCAACCGGCATCTTCACTGCTGGCGGCGGCCAAGCAGGCATCACCACCGCCAAGCCGACCGACATCACGGCGGATGATCTCATCGACCTGCACTACCGTCTGCGGGCTCCGTATCGCAAGAACGCGGTGTGGCTGATGAACGACGCGACGGTGAAAACCGTGCGCAAGCTCAAGGACGCCCAAGGCCAATACTTGTGGCAACCCGCCCTGACCGCCGGAGCGCCGGACATGATCCTCGGCAAACCGGTTCACGCCTCGGCGTTCGTGCCCGAGATCAAAGCATCGGCGAAGACAGTCGCGTTCGGTGACCTTGGTTATTACTGGATCGCCGACCGGCAGGGACGCTCGTTTAAGCGCCTGAACGAACTATTCGCCACCAGCGGTCAAGTCGGGTTCCTAGCCTCCCAACGCCTCGACGGCAAGCTCGTCCTACCCGAAGCGGTGAAGGTGCTGACCCAGAAAGCAACCGCCTAA
- a CDS encoding terminase large subunit: protein MAASYTPTRFMADGSTYNQRKADFAVAFIQALRHTKGRWAGTPFTLLGWQEQIVRDLFGTIKPDGYRQFTTVYVEISKKQGKSELTAAIALLLTCGDGEQAAEVYGCAADRQQASIVFEVAADMVRQSPALSKRVKILSSQKRIIYKPTNSFYQVLSAEAYSKHGFNISGVVFDELHTQPNRALFDVMTKGSGDARTQPLYFLITTAGTDTHSICYEQHQKARDILAGKKYDPTFYPVIYGADLDDDWTDEAVWHKANPSLGVTVPIDKVRAACNSARQNPAEENTFRQLRLNQWVKQSVRWMPMHVWNQNNDSVDLAELEGRPCYGGLDLASKTDITAFVLVFPPYGSDETYRIAPWFWIPEDNLALRVARDHVPYDLWHTQGFLETTEGNVVHYAHIEHHIEQLDTRFDIREIAFDRWGAVQMSQNLEGMGFTVVPFGQGFKDMSPPSKELMKLALEGRLAHGGHSVLAWMVDNIHVRTDPAGNIKPDKQKSTEKIDGVVATIIALDRAIRGGTASAGASVYDARGLLVL, encoded by the coding sequence ATGGCCGCAAGTTACACGCCAACCCGGTTCATGGCAGACGGCTCCACCTACAACCAGCGCAAGGCGGATTTCGCTGTCGCGTTCATTCAGGCGCTGCGCCACACCAAAGGCCGCTGGGCAGGCACACCGTTCACGCTGCTGGGTTGGCAAGAACAGATCGTGCGCGACCTGTTCGGCACCATCAAACCCGATGGCTACCGCCAGTTCACCACCGTCTATGTGGAGATCTCCAAGAAGCAGGGCAAGTCCGAACTGACCGCCGCGATCGCGCTGCTGCTGACGTGCGGGGATGGGGAGCAAGCCGCCGAGGTCTACGGGTGTGCGGCTGACCGGCAGCAAGCCAGCATTGTGTTCGAAGTCGCCGCCGACATGGTGCGCCAATCACCAGCCCTCTCAAAACGCGTGAAGATCTTGAGTTCGCAGAAGCGGATTATCTACAAGCCCACCAACTCTTTCTACCAAGTCCTCTCAGCTGAGGCGTATTCGAAGCACGGGTTCAACATCTCCGGCGTGGTGTTCGACGAGCTCCACACCCAACCCAACCGGGCCCTGTTTGACGTCATGACCAAGGGCTCGGGTGATGCGCGTACCCAGCCACTGTATTTCCTGATCACCACCGCAGGAACCGACACCCACAGCATTTGCTACGAGCAGCACCAAAAAGCGCGCGACATTCTGGCGGGCAAGAAATACGACCCGACGTTCTACCCGGTGATCTACGGGGCGGATCTGGATGATGACTGGACGGATGAGGCGGTGTGGCACAAGGCGAACCCCAGCCTCGGGGTTACAGTGCCGATCGACAAGGTACGGGCGGCGTGTAACTCGGCTCGCCAGAACCCGGCTGAGGAGAACACATTTCGGCAGCTGCGCCTCAATCAGTGGGTGAAACAGTCGGTGCGGTGGATGCCGATGCACGTGTGGAACCAGAACAACGACTCGGTCGACTTGGCGGAGTTGGAGGGGCGTCCGTGTTACGGCGGCCTCGATCTCGCATCGAAGACGGATATCACAGCGTTCGTGCTCGTCTTCCCACCCTACGGGTCAGACGAGACATACCGGATCGCGCCGTGGTTCTGGATCCCTGAGGACAACCTGGCGCTTCGGGTCGCGCGGGATCACGTGCCCTACGACCTGTGGCACACCCAAGGCTTCCTGGAAACTACGGAGGGCAACGTCGTCCACTACGCGCATATTGAGCACCACATCGAACAGCTCGACACCCGGTTTGATATTCGTGAGATTGCGTTTGACCGGTGGGGTGCCGTCCAGATGAGCCAAAACCTCGAAGGTATGGGCTTCACCGTCGTCCCGTTCGGGCAAGGCTTCAAAGACATGAGCCCACCCAGCAAAGAGCTGATGAAGCTCGCGCTCGAGGGTAGGCTTGCGCATGGCGGGCACTCGGTGCTGGCGTGGATGGTGGATAACATTCACGTGCGCACCGACCCGGCGGGAAACATCAAACCCGACAAACAGAAATCCACCGAAAAGATCGACGGCGTGGTCGCCACCATCATAGCGCTCGACCGCGCCATCCGAGGCGGCACCGCCAGTGCGGGTGCGTCGGTGTATGACGCGCGCGGGCTCTTGGTGCTCTAG